One window of Parambassis ranga chromosome 3, fParRan2.1, whole genome shotgun sequence genomic DNA carries:
- the cebpg gene encoding CCAAT/enhancer-binding protein gamma: MSRPSQAKLTTSDHNGVSVIQSQAHATSSSLPAAVAGLQQVPQLVPADPSTTGGKALPPSKMKKPPADKDSDEYRQRRERNNLAVKKSRMRSKQKAMDTQQRVNELKEENERLEAKIKLLSKELSVLKDLFLEHAHNLADNVQPPTGADGSSPAPNSTATNGQ; this comes from the coding sequence ATGAGCCGGCCGTCGCAGGCGAAACTCACCACATCTGACCACAACGGCGTGAGTGTCATCCAGAGCCAGGCTCACgccacctcttcctccctcccggCGGCGGTAGCCGGACTGCAGCAGGTCCCCCAGCTCGTCCCCGCAGACCCTTCGACTACAGGTGGTAAGGCCCTCCCGCCCAGCAAGATGAAGAAGCCTCCAGCAGACAAGGACAGCGACGAGTACCGCCAGCGCAGAGAGCGCAACAACCTGGCGGTGAAGAAGAGTCGCATGCGCAGCAAGCAGAAGGCGATGGACACGCAGCAGCGCGTCAACgagctgaaggaggagaacGAGCGGCTCGAGGCCAAGATCAAACTGCTGAGCAAGGAGCTGAGCGTGCTCAAAGACCTCTTCCTGGAGCACGCTCACAATCTGGCAGACAACGTCCAGCCGCCCACAGGCGCCGATGGCTCCAGCCCCGCCCCCAACAGCACTGCCACCAACGGCCAGTGA